The following proteins are encoded in a genomic region of Nonomuraea muscovyensis:
- a CDS encoding DUF6204 family protein yields MFRVTIRGKFTGLDEAGRAAVLAAGGTAFTEAGTFTHDQSVTAFTFRCEVPAGPDDGEDEAALGAMAVLEAHGHPHEILRLAVTDMREIRIRRKGRASAR; encoded by the coding sequence ATGTTCAGAGTGACGATCAGGGGCAAGTTCACGGGCCTGGACGAGGCCGGCCGGGCCGCCGTGCTGGCGGCGGGCGGCACCGCCTTCACCGAGGCCGGGACGTTCACCCACGATCAGAGCGTGACGGCGTTCACCTTCCGGTGCGAGGTGCCCGCGGGCCCCGACGACGGCGAGGACGAGGCGGCACTGGGGGCGATGGCGGTGCTGGAGGCGCACGGGCATCCGCACGAGATCCTGCGGCTCGCCGTGACGGACATGCGGGAGATCAGGATCCGGCGGAAGGGGCGCGCCTCCGCGAGGTGA
- a CDS encoding FAD binding domain-containing protein, whose protein sequence is MRPFTYVRAGDVAEAVREAGARPGAKFLGGGTNLVDLMREDIERPSTLIDITRLPLAEVTELPDGGLRIGALVRNSHLAAHRLVRERYPVLAQALLTGASAQLRNMATVGGNLLQRTRCLYFYDGAAACNKREPGSGCDAIGGFNRYHAVLGTSESCIATHPSDMAVALAALDAVVEVEGTGGTRRIALGDFHRLPGGTPHVETTLEPGELVTAVELPGLPVAARSRYRKVRDRASYAFALVSVAAALEVRDGEVSAVRLALGGVAAKPWRAHEAERVLLGGPATEEAFRRAAGAELEAATGRPDNAFKIELARRTVVATLRRLLTEGGAA, encoded by the coding sequence GTGAGGCCGTTCACGTACGTGCGAGCCGGAGACGTCGCCGAGGCGGTGCGCGAGGCCGGGGCGCGGCCGGGCGCGAAGTTCCTCGGCGGCGGGACGAACCTCGTCGACCTGATGCGCGAGGACATCGAACGGCCGAGCACCCTCATCGACATCACCCGGCTGCCCCTGGCCGAGGTGACCGAGCTGCCGGACGGCGGCCTGCGGATCGGCGCGCTGGTTCGCAACAGCCACCTGGCGGCGCACCGGCTGGTGCGCGAGCGCTATCCGGTGCTGGCGCAGGCCCTGCTCACCGGCGCCTCCGCGCAGCTGCGCAACATGGCGACGGTCGGCGGCAACCTGCTGCAGCGCACCCGCTGCCTGTACTTCTACGACGGCGCCGCGGCCTGCAACAAGCGGGAGCCGGGCAGCGGCTGCGACGCGATCGGCGGGTTCAACCGCTACCACGCGGTGCTCGGCACGAGCGAGAGCTGCATCGCCACGCATCCGTCCGACATGGCCGTCGCGCTGGCCGCCCTGGACGCGGTCGTGGAGGTGGAGGGCACGGGCGGCACGCGCCGTATCGCGCTGGGCGACTTCCACCGCCTGCCCGGCGGCACGCCGCACGTGGAGACGACGCTGGAGCCCGGCGAACTGGTGACCGCGGTGGAGCTGCCCGGGCTGCCCGTCGCGGCCCGGTCCCGCTATCGCAAGGTACGCGACCGGGCGTCGTACGCCTTCGCGCTGGTGTCGGTGGCCGCCGCGCTGGAGGTGCGGGACGGCGAGGTGAGCGCGGTGCGGCTGGCCCTGGGCGGTGTGGCGGCGAAGCCGTGGCGGGCGCACGAGGCCGAGCGGGTGCTGCTCGGCGGGCCGGCCACGGAGGAGGCGTTCCGGCGGGCGGCCGGCGCGGAGCTCGAGGCGGCGACCGGCCGGCCGGACAACGCGTTCAAGATCGAGCTGGCGCGGCGGACCGTCGTGGCGACGCTGCGGCGGCTGCTGACCGAGGGAGGCGCGGCGTGA
- a CDS encoding FAD-dependent oxidoreductase: protein MVGGGPAGLTFARVLHRHDHPVTILERDPAPDARPPGGMLDLHEGMGQLALGKAGLLAEFQALSRPEGQAMRILDAEDACGDQVRPGSVRAQISETGSRGSAAA, encoded by the coding sequence GTGGTCGGAGGCGGCCCGGCCGGCCTCACCTTCGCCCGCGTCCTGCACCGCCACGATCACCCCGTCACCATCCTCGAACGCGATCCCGCCCCCGACGCCCGTCCCCCGGGCGGCATGCTCGACCTGCACGAAGGGATGGGCCAGCTCGCGCTGGGCAAGGCGGGGCTGCTGGCGGAGTTCCAGGCGCTGTCCCGTCCCGAGGGGCAGGCCATGCGCATCCTGGACGCGGAAGACGCCTGTGGAGATCAGGTAAGACCCGGATCCGTCCGGGCACAGATCAGCGAAACAGGAAGCCGGGGAAGTGCCGCCGCGTGA
- a CDS encoding DUF4267 domain-containing protein → MFAPLGDMVVVLRNEGPRAVAFGVHGLTAAVMVVVAAILILV, encoded by the coding sequence GTGTTCGCCCCGCTGGGTGACATGGTCGTCGTGCTCAGGAACGAGGGTCCGCGGGCGGTGGCGTTCGGCGTCCACGGCCTCACCGCCGCGGTGATGGTGGTGGTCGCGGCCATTCTCATCCTGGTGTGA
- a CDS encoding nucleotidyltransferase domain-containing protein, producing the protein MTRSEMTAGDVREFLDLMDEVGVRVWLDGGWAVDACLGGQTRPHADLDIVVQEHHLPAATAALRERGYRPVPRDDTCAWNFVLGDAAGRQVDFHVIVLDSDGHGRYGPPENGESYPAPALAGTGRVDDREVACVSPEWLVRFHTGYAVDADDWADVSALCERFGIPVPDDYRRFQAR; encoded by the coding sequence GTGACAAGATCAGAGATGACCGCGGGCGACGTCAGGGAGTTCCTGGACCTGATGGACGAGGTGGGCGTCCGCGTCTGGCTGGACGGCGGCTGGGCGGTGGACGCCTGCCTGGGCGGGCAGACCCGGCCACACGCCGACCTGGACATCGTCGTGCAGGAGCACCACCTCCCGGCGGCCACCGCCGCCCTCCGGGAGCGTGGATACCGGCCGGTTCCCCGTGACGACACCTGCGCCTGGAACTTCGTCCTGGGCGACGCCGCGGGACGCCAGGTCGACTTCCACGTCATCGTTCTCGACTCCGACGGCCACGGCCGCTACGGGCCGCCCGAGAACGGCGAGAGCTATCCGGCGCCCGCCCTGGCCGGGACCGGGCGGGTCGATGATCGAGAGGTGGCGTGCGTCAGCCCGGAATGGCTGGTGAGGTTCCACACGGGTTATGCCGTCGACGCCGACGACTGGGCCGACGTCTCGGCGCTGTGCGAACGGTTCGGCATCCCCGTACCCGACGACTACCGGCGGTTCCAGGCGAGGTGA
- a CDS encoding DUF4267 domain-containing protein codes for MLAGLIAIGIILIGIRLLLQPVASAAGYGVPVSMNAYLAVKGVRDITAGLVVAPGPRDGKPAHARLADSRQRVRPAG; via the coding sequence ATGCTCGCCGGACTGATCGCCATCGGGATCATCCTCATCGGCATCCGCCTCCTGCTGCAGCCGGTCGCGTCGGCGGCGGGCTACGGGGTTCCCGTGTCCATGAACGCGTACCTGGCCGTCAAGGGCGTCCGGGACATCACGGCCGGGCTCGTCGTTGCTCCCGGCCCTCGTGACGGGAAACCAGCACATGCTCGGTTGGCTGATTCTCGCCAGCGTGTTCGCCCCGCTGGGTGA
- a CDS encoding TetR/AcrR family transcriptional regulator, translated as MSTQQRRERERAQRHDLIVKTARKLAESEGWDAVTTRRLADEIEYSQPVLYSHFAGKDAIVAAVALEGFTELAVRLRAATRTGEPRAALEGLARAYMAFAEENPALYEAMFTMAVDLPFGQDDTPEPLRDGFQALLSGVAQFADSRDPAILTEVAWSALHGLIVLARGGRLPASGREARLTLLLDQLSAPTR; from the coding sequence GTGTCTACACAGCAGCGCAGAGAACGCGAACGCGCCCAGCGCCACGACCTGATCGTCAAGACCGCCCGCAAGCTGGCCGAGTCCGAGGGCTGGGACGCCGTGACCACCCGCCGCCTGGCCGACGAGATCGAGTACAGCCAGCCGGTCCTGTACAGCCACTTCGCCGGCAAGGACGCCATCGTCGCGGCGGTGGCGCTGGAGGGCTTCACCGAACTGGCCGTACGCCTGCGCGCCGCGACACGGACGGGCGAGCCGCGCGCCGCGCTGGAGGGGCTGGCCAGGGCCTACATGGCGTTCGCCGAGGAGAACCCCGCGCTGTACGAAGCCATGTTCACGATGGCCGTGGACCTGCCGTTCGGCCAGGACGACACCCCGGAGCCGCTCCGCGACGGCTTCCAGGCGCTTTTGTCCGGGGTCGCGCAGTTCGCCGACAGCCGCGACCCGGCGATCCTGACGGAGGTCGCCTGGAGCGCCCTGCACGGGCTGATCGTCCTGGCCCGCGGCGGCCGACTCCCCGCCTCAGGCCGCGAGGCCCGCCTGACGCTGCTGCTCGACCAGCTCAGCGCCCCCACCCGCTGA
- a CDS encoding xanthine dehydrogenase family protein molybdopterin-binding subunit: MTTVTEAPAPPGGATKGRVVGAPVDRVDGREKTTGAARYSAEYPYPDLVHAVLVPATITRGRITRIDTTRASAVPGVLAVLTHLNAPRLKPVRRPTPFDLSGAVAGTPVDYLNTDEVHWDGQPVAVVVAESLETARHAARLVRVGYEEAPAAVDFTAELDHAEPDKGNPVQPGRTAKGDAPAALAAAAVSVDLSFRTPPYNHNALEPHSTTAVWDGDRLTVHEGTQNIGWLRRHLANRFGVPADGVRVVSTYVGGAFGGRFRVWAGTILAVLAARAVGRPVRLMLSREEVYRTVGGRTPSVQRVALGARPDGRLTAIVHTAVTRTGRSGGDNEPVTGVSRHQYACDNILAEQKRVRLDVLPNATMRAPGESIGTFALESAVDELAVRLDLDPIEVRLRNEPDVGPVDGKKFSHRRVREAYALGAERFGWAERDPRPGSMRDGRWLVGTGVATAYHPALMMGAQVTVRLSAGGSVLVRCGFHEFGNGAATAQTQIAAQALGVPVEAVTVEYGSSDQPTGPMGGGSMQTASVAADLLAACEKVRRSVLGLAGRSPDSPLRGCAPGDVEARDGGLFRVGRPGEGETYAEILGRAGRGEVEAAVGTGSRLAGVAGQARSFGRALRGLRSFGRAATGAQFCEVRVDSDTGEVRVSRWTGVFDIGTVVNPKLAGSQLRGGIVMGLGMALGEETLVDPRTGRIMNPSLAEYHIPVHADVPRIDVHVLDDPDPTMPLGVVGAGEVGITGVAAAIANAVRHATGRRLTELPITLDRLL, translated from the coding sequence ATGACCACGGTGACCGAGGCCCCGGCCCCGCCCGGCGGCGCGACGAAGGGCCGCGTCGTGGGCGCGCCGGTCGATCGGGTCGACGGCCGGGAGAAGACGACGGGAGCGGCCCGCTACTCGGCCGAGTACCCCTACCCGGACCTCGTGCACGCCGTGCTCGTGCCCGCCACGATCACGCGGGGCCGCATCACGCGGATCGACACGACGCGGGCCTCCGCCGTCCCGGGCGTGCTGGCGGTGCTGACCCACCTGAACGCGCCGCGGCTGAAGCCGGTACGGCGGCCGACGCCGTTCGACCTGAGCGGCGCGGTGGCCGGGACGCCGGTCGACTACCTCAACACCGACGAGGTGCACTGGGACGGCCAGCCGGTGGCGGTGGTGGTCGCCGAGAGCCTGGAGACGGCGAGGCACGCCGCCCGGCTGGTGCGCGTCGGCTACGAAGAGGCGCCGGCCGCCGTGGACTTCACGGCCGAACTGGACCACGCCGAACCGGACAAGGGCAACCCCGTGCAGCCGGGCCGGACGGCCAAGGGCGACGCGCCGGCGGCACTCGCAGCCGCGGCGGTCTCGGTGGACCTGAGCTTCCGCACGCCCCCGTACAACCACAACGCGCTGGAGCCGCACTCCACCACCGCGGTGTGGGACGGCGACCGGCTGACCGTGCACGAGGGCACCCAGAACATCGGCTGGCTGCGCAGGCACCTGGCGAACCGGTTCGGCGTGCCGGCGGACGGGGTGCGGGTGGTCTCGACGTACGTCGGGGGCGCGTTCGGCGGCAGGTTCCGGGTCTGGGCGGGCACCATCCTCGCGGTGCTGGCGGCGCGGGCGGTGGGCCGGCCGGTGCGGCTGATGCTGTCGCGGGAGGAGGTCTACCGCACGGTGGGCGGCCGCACGCCGTCGGTGCAGCGGGTGGCGCTGGGCGCCCGGCCGGACGGCAGGCTCACCGCGATCGTGCACACGGCGGTCACGCGGACGGGACGCTCGGGCGGCGACAACGAGCCGGTGACGGGCGTGTCACGACACCAGTACGCCTGTGACAACATCCTGGCGGAGCAGAAGCGGGTGCGGCTCGACGTCCTGCCGAACGCCACCATGCGCGCGCCCGGCGAGTCGATCGGCACGTTCGCGCTGGAGTCGGCCGTCGACGAGCTGGCCGTACGGCTGGACCTGGACCCGATCGAGGTGCGGCTGCGCAACGAGCCCGACGTGGGCCCGGTGGACGGCAAGAAGTTCTCCCACCGCAGGGTGCGGGAGGCGTACGCGCTCGGCGCCGAGCGGTTCGGCTGGGCGGAGCGGGACCCGCGGCCGGGCTCGATGCGGGACGGCAGGTGGCTGGTGGGCACGGGGGTGGCCACCGCCTACCATCCGGCGCTCATGATGGGCGCGCAGGTGACGGTGCGGCTGTCGGCCGGCGGCTCGGTGCTGGTGCGGTGCGGTTTCCACGAGTTCGGCAACGGCGCCGCGACGGCGCAGACCCAGATCGCCGCGCAGGCGCTGGGCGTGCCGGTCGAGGCCGTGACGGTCGAGTACGGCTCGTCCGACCAGCCGACGGGTCCGATGGGAGGCGGTTCGATGCAGACGGCGAGCGTCGCGGCCGACCTGCTGGCCGCCTGCGAGAAGGTCAGGCGGTCGGTGCTCGGCCTGGCCGGGCGGTCGCCGGACTCGCCGCTGCGCGGGTGCGCGCCCGGCGACGTCGAGGCGCGCGACGGCGGGCTGTTCCGGGTGGGCCGGCCGGGCGAGGGGGAGACGTACGCGGAGATCCTCGGCCGGGCGGGCCGCGGCGAGGTGGAGGCGGCCGTCGGGACGGGCTCACGGCTGGCCGGGGTCGCGGGGCAGGCGCGCTCGTTCGGCCGGGCACTGCGCGGCCTGCGGAGTTTCGGCCGGGCCGCGACCGGGGCGCAGTTCTGCGAGGTGCGCGTCGACTCCGACACGGGGGAGGTGCGGGTCTCGCGGTGGACGGGGGTGTTCGACATCGGCACGGTGGTCAACCCCAAGCTGGCCGGCAGCCAGCTGCGCGGCGGGATCGTCATGGGCCTGGGCATGGCGCTGGGCGAGGAGACGCTGGTCGATCCGCGCACCGGCCGGATCATGAACCCGAGCCTCGCGGAATACCACATTCCGGTCCACGCGGACGTCCCACGGATCGACGTGCACGTCCTGGACGACCCCGACCCGACGATGCCGCTCGGCGTGGTGGGGGCCGGCGAGGTGGGCATCACCGGCGTGGCGGCCGCGATCGCGAACGCGGTGCGGCACGCGACGGGGCGACGGCTGACCGAGCTGCCGATCACCCTGGACCGGTTGCTGTGA
- a CDS encoding (2Fe-2S)-binding protein: protein MVEVRMRVNGATATLDIEPQVSLLDALREHLGLTGAKKGCAQGACGACTVLADGERIVSCLALAVQYEGREITTVEGLADGERLHPLQEAFVAHDGLQCGYCTPGQLCSAVGMLAEHRAGTPSAVTERLAAPAAELSEAEIRERMSGNLCRCGAYNGIVAAIREVAATGEGVAG, encoded by the coding sequence ATGGTCGAAGTGCGGATGCGGGTCAACGGCGCCACCGCGACGCTCGACATCGAGCCCCAGGTCAGCCTGCTGGACGCGCTGCGCGAGCACCTCGGCCTGACCGGCGCGAAGAAGGGCTGCGCGCAGGGCGCGTGCGGCGCGTGCACGGTGCTCGCCGACGGCGAGCGGATCGTCTCGTGTCTCGCGCTCGCGGTGCAGTACGAAGGGCGGGAGATCACCACCGTCGAGGGCCTCGCCGACGGCGAGCGGCTGCACCCGCTGCAGGAGGCGTTCGTCGCCCACGACGGCCTCCAGTGCGGATACTGCACCCCGGGCCAGCTCTGCTCGGCGGTCGGGATGCTGGCCGAGCACCGGGCGGGAACGCCGAGCGCGGTGACGGAGCGGCTGGCCGCGCCCGCCGCCGAGCTGTCGGAAGCCGAGATCCGCGAGCGGATGAGCGGCAACCTGTGCCGCTGCGGCGCCTACAACGGGATCGTGGCCGCCATCCGCGAGGTCGCCGCCACGGGCGAGGGGGTGGCCGGGTGA
- a CDS encoding SDR family NAD(P)-dependent oxidoreductase, with product MNIDLSGRRALVSGSSQGIGLAIATELARAGAAGIVNGRGKERTEQAAATISDRLPGADVTAVAADLATAEGAAQLRDRVPDLDILVNNLGIFGARPVLEIDDDEWRRYFEVNVLSAVRLTRTYLPGMMDRGWGRVLNIASDSAVAIPVEMVHYGMTKTALLAVTRGFAKAAAGSGVTVNSVIVGPTHTPGVEMFVEELVGDDLSWEEAQRRFMREHRPNSLIQRLIEPAEIGNMVVYLSSDQASVTTGGALRADGGYVDSILP from the coding sequence ATGAACATCGATCTGTCGGGCCGCCGGGCTCTGGTGTCCGGATCCAGCCAGGGCATCGGCCTGGCCATCGCCACCGAACTCGCCCGCGCCGGCGCCGCCGGAATCGTGAACGGGCGTGGCAAGGAGCGGACCGAGCAGGCCGCCGCCACCATCTCCGACCGGCTGCCGGGGGCGGACGTGACCGCCGTGGCCGCCGACCTGGCCACGGCGGAGGGTGCGGCGCAGCTCCGCGATCGGGTGCCCGACCTGGACATCCTCGTCAACAACCTCGGCATCTTCGGCGCCAGGCCGGTGCTGGAGATCGACGACGACGAGTGGCGCCGCTACTTCGAGGTCAACGTCCTGTCGGCCGTCCGCCTGACGCGCACGTACCTGCCCGGCATGATGGACCGCGGCTGGGGCCGGGTGCTCAACATCGCGAGCGACTCCGCGGTGGCCATACCTGTCGAGATGGTGCACTACGGCATGACCAAGACCGCGCTGCTGGCGGTCACGCGAGGTTTCGCCAAAGCCGCCGCCGGGAGCGGCGTCACCGTCAACTCGGTCATCGTCGGCCCCACGCACACGCCGGGCGTCGAGATGTTCGTCGAGGAGCTCGTCGGCGACGACCTGTCGTGGGAGGAGGCCCAGCGGCGCTTCATGCGCGAGCACCGGCCGAACTCCCTGATCCAGCGGCTGATCGAGCCGGCCGAGATCGGCAACATGGTCGTCTACCTCAGCTCCGACCAGGCCTCCGTCACGACCGGCGGCGCCCTCCGCGCCGACGGTGGCTACGTCGACTCGATCCTGCCGTGA
- a CDS encoding TetR/AcrR family transcriptional regulator, which produces MIEGLRERKKRQTRQRISDVALGLFVERGFDNVTIAEVAAAAEVSVNTVYNYFSAKEDLVLPPEEASPQRLADIVRERRQGESAAGAVLTRLREEVRGRERRVGLSEGFGRVLEMMRAAPTLTARLEGLGHRMTDELAALLAEETGAARDDPLPRVMAWHIGCLHALVLAEIGRRTTAGERPDEIAVTVLELIDTARDVLGEHVLAYAVREDRPCSE; this is translated from the coding sequence ATGATAGAGGGACTGCGAGAGCGGAAGAAGCGGCAGACCCGTCAGCGCATCTCCGACGTGGCCCTCGGCCTGTTCGTGGAGCGGGGCTTCGACAACGTCACGATCGCCGAGGTCGCCGCCGCCGCCGAGGTGTCGGTGAACACCGTCTACAACTACTTCTCCGCCAAGGAGGATCTCGTCCTGCCGCCCGAGGAGGCCTCCCCGCAGCGGCTCGCCGACATCGTGCGCGAGCGGCGGCAGGGGGAGTCGGCGGCCGGGGCCGTGCTGACGCGGCTGCGCGAGGAGGTGCGCGGGCGCGAGCGGCGGGTGGGCCTGAGCGAGGGGTTCGGGCGGGTCCTGGAGATGATGCGGGCCGCCCCCACGCTGACCGCCCGCCTGGAGGGTCTGGGCCACCGGATGACCGACGAGCTGGCCGCCCTGCTCGCCGAGGAGACCGGCGCGGCGCGGGACGACCCGCTGCCGCGCGTGATGGCCTGGCACATCGGCTGCCTGCACGCGCTGGTGCTGGCCGAGATCGGCCGCCGCACCACGGCGGGGGAGCGGCCCGACGAGATCGCCGTGACCGTGCTGGAGCTGATCGACACCGCGCGGGACGTGCTCGGCGAGCACGTCCTCGCCTACGCCGTACGAGAGGACCGACCATGTTCAGAGTGA
- a CDS encoding SDR family oxidoreductase, with protein MARCLVTGATGYIGGRLVPELLAAGHEVRCMARSPERLRDLPWAGRTEVVEADATDPERSREALDGIEVAYYLIHTMGAPGRFAERDRLAARTFAEAAARAGVRRIVYLGGLVPDERLSPHLSSRAEVGEIFLRGDVPAVVLRAAVIIGSGSASFEMLRHLTERLPVMTTPRWVRSRTQPIAVRDVLRYLTAWAGVPGTVNRGFDIGGPDVLTYAGMMHGYASVAGLPRRVIIPVPLLSPRLSSLWVGLVTPVPPGIARPLVESLRNEAVCGEHDIARYVPDPPDGLIGFRRAVELTLAKIKGADVATRWSSASTPGAPSDPLPTDPDWAGGSLYVDERRRDVAAGPQALWQVIESIGGRNGWYSLPVAWQLRGLLDRLVGGVGLRRGRRDAARLRVGDSIDFWRVEEVRPGRLLRLRAEMRLPGLAWLELGVDRSGGRTVYTQRAIFHPRGLLGHLYWWAISPFHRLIFGRIPVNVAAAAARYESRPPA; from the coding sequence GTGGCACGTTGTCTGGTCACCGGGGCGACCGGGTACATCGGCGGCCGGCTGGTTCCCGAGCTGCTCGCCGCGGGCCACGAGGTCCGCTGCATGGCGCGCTCCCCCGAGCGGCTGCGCGACCTGCCGTGGGCCGGCCGGACCGAGGTGGTCGAGGCGGACGCCACTGATCCCGAGCGCTCCCGGGAGGCCCTCGACGGCATCGAGGTGGCGTACTACCTGATCCACACCATGGGCGCGCCCGGCCGGTTCGCCGAGCGCGACCGCCTTGCCGCGCGGACGTTCGCCGAGGCGGCGGCGCGGGCCGGGGTGAGGCGCATCGTCTACCTCGGCGGGCTCGTCCCCGACGAGCGGCTCTCCCCGCACCTGAGCTCCCGGGCCGAGGTCGGCGAGATCTTCCTGCGTGGGGACGTCCCGGCCGTGGTGCTGCGCGCCGCGGTGATCATCGGTTCGGGTTCGGCGTCGTTCGAGATGCTGCGCCACCTGACCGAGCGGCTGCCCGTCATGACGACGCCGCGCTGGGTGCGCAGCCGCACGCAGCCCATCGCCGTACGCGACGTGCTGCGCTACCTCACCGCCTGGGCCGGCGTGCCCGGCACGGTCAACCGGGGGTTCGACATCGGCGGCCCCGACGTGCTGACCTACGCCGGCATGATGCACGGCTACGCGTCCGTCGCCGGCCTGCCCCGCCGGGTGATCATTCCTGTGCCGCTGCTCAGCCCGCGGCTGTCGAGCCTCTGGGTCGGCCTGGTCACGCCGGTCCCGCCGGGCATCGCGCGGCCTCTGGTGGAGTCGCTGCGCAACGAGGCCGTCTGCGGCGAGCACGACATCGCCCGGTACGTGCCCGACCCGCCGGACGGGCTGATCGGCTTCCGCCGGGCCGTGGAGCTGACCCTTGCGAAGATCAAGGGAGCCGACGTCGCCACCCGCTGGTCGTCGGCCTCCACTCCCGGCGCCCCGAGCGACCCGCTGCCGACCGACCCGGACTGGGCGGGCGGCAGCCTCTACGTCGACGAGCGCCGCCGCGACGTGGCCGCGGGCCCGCAGGCGCTGTGGCAGGTCATCGAGAGCATCGGCGGCCGCAACGGCTGGTACTCCCTCCCCGTCGCCTGGCAGCTCCGGGGGCTGCTGGACCGGCTCGTCGGCGGGGTCGGGCTGCGGCGGGGCCGGCGTGACGCCGCCCGGCTGCGGGTGGGCGACTCGATCGACTTCTGGCGCGTGGAGGAGGTGCGGCCCGGGCGGCTGCTGCGGCTGCGCGCCGAGATGCGGCTGCCCGGGCTGGCATGGCTCGAACTGGGCGTCGACCGCTCCGGAGGCCGCACCGTCTACACCCAGCGGGCGATCTTCCACCCGCGCGGCCTGCTCGGTCACCTCTACTGGTGGGCGATCTCGCCGTTCCACAGGCTGATCTTCGGGCGGATACCCGTCAACGTGGCGGCGGCCGCCGCCCGGTACGAATCCCGGCCGCCCGCGTAG
- a CDS encoding TetR/AcrR family transcriptional regulator codes for MTVWDRPEPQFRAAPLGRERIIAAAIALADEGGLEAVSLRKVAARLDARPMRLYGYISTKEELFDLMVDEVHAEVLPEEQPGDWREVLRILAHRTRQATLRHEWLADLLGGRPALGPNALAVTEAKLSAFDGLADLETVMRAVETVSAYITGAIRREIANLRAERATGLSKRDWQRASGPHVMRMLATGRFPALAKVVHDGTEVDAEASFATGLDWVLDAVAAKLARPQA; via the coding sequence ATGACTGTATGGGACCGGCCGGAGCCGCAGTTTCGCGCCGCGCCGCTCGGCCGGGAGCGGATCATCGCCGCCGCCATCGCTCTGGCCGACGAGGGCGGGCTGGAGGCCGTGTCGTTGCGCAAGGTCGCCGCCCGGCTGGACGCCCGTCCGATGCGACTGTACGGATACATCTCCACCAAGGAGGAGCTGTTCGACCTCATGGTGGACGAGGTCCACGCCGAGGTCCTCCCCGAGGAGCAGCCCGGGGACTGGCGGGAGGTGCTGCGCATCCTCGCCCACCGCACCAGGCAGGCCACCCTCCGTCACGAATGGCTGGCCGACCTGCTCGGCGGCCGTCCGGCCCTCGGCCCGAACGCCCTCGCCGTGACTGAGGCCAAGCTGTCCGCCTTCGACGGCCTCGCCGACCTCGAGACCGTCATGCGCGCCGTGGAGACCGTCAGCGCCTACATCACTGGCGCGATCAGGCGCGAGATCGCGAACCTGCGGGCCGAGCGCGCCACGGGCCTGTCCAAGCGCGACTGGCAGCGCGCCTCCGGCCCGCATGTGATGAGGATGCTGGCCACGGGCCGCTTCCCGGCGCTGGCCAAGGTCGTGCACGACGGCACGGAGGTGGACGCCGAGGCGTCCTTCGCGACCGGCCTCGACTGGGTCCTCGACGCCGTGGCCGCCAAACTCGCCCGTCCGCAGGCGTGA
- a CDS encoding class I SAM-dependent methyltransferase has translation MTDPRFTAEFWDQRYASAARVWSGNPNAALVEQAAALPPGTALDAGCGEGADALWLAGRGWRVTAIDVSATALRRAAAHAGPELAGRLTWRRADLMSEPPEVPDAEDGRPGYDLVVAAFMHFPSEPRRRAYAALASAVAPGGSLLIIGHHLSDLDVVPRPFEPDLFFTPDELAGDLEPEAWTVHTCATRPRAGTDPDGRPVTLHDTVLRARRRD, from the coding sequence ATGACCGACCCACGCTTCACCGCCGAGTTCTGGGACCAGCGCTACGCCTCGGCCGCCCGGGTGTGGAGCGGAAACCCCAACGCCGCCCTGGTCGAGCAGGCGGCGGCGCTCCCGCCGGGCACGGCGCTCGACGCCGGCTGCGGCGAGGGCGCCGACGCGCTCTGGCTCGCCGGGCGGGGGTGGCGGGTGACCGCCATCGACGTGTCGGCCACGGCCCTGCGCCGCGCCGCGGCCCACGCGGGCCCGGAGCTCGCCGGTCGCCTCACCTGGCGCCGGGCCGACCTGATGAGCGAGCCTCCCGAGGTCCCGGACGCCGAGGACGGCCGGCCCGGCTACGACCTGGTGGTCGCGGCGTTCATGCACTTCCCCTCCGAACCGCGCCGGCGGGCGTACGCCGCCCTCGCCTCCGCGGTCGCCCCGGGTGGGAGCCTGCTCATCATCGGCCACCACCTCAGCGACCTGGACGTCGTCCCGCGCCCGTTCGAGCCCGACCTGTTCTTCACCCCGGACGAACTGGCCGGCGACCTGGAGCCGGAGGCGTGGACCGTCCACACCTGCGCCACCAGGCCGCGCGCGGGCACCGATCCCGACGGCCGTCCCGTCACCCTGCATGACACGGTCCTGCGCGCCCGGCGACGCGACTGA